GGGTCCTGGCACAGTTCCGGGCAGCCCTGGTGGAGGCAGGCATCCCTGAGGGCACAGAGGACAAGTAGCTACCCCCAGACTGAAAAGACAGTGGACACAGTGGGGAGAGGTTGGCCTGCTAGCTACTCACTCCCTCTCCTGGagtctcccttctcctcctttttccatCCCCAAAGAGAGGGCCCTCTGCTGCCCTCATCCCCCCAAGGTGAGTGATGCTGAAGTGAAAGGAGTTTCTAGATGCACTCCCATTCCTGGTCTGAAGCAATCTTAGAGCAAGAGATTCTTTTGCAGCAAAGAGAATCTGAACTTCCTAggttattttttagtttttctcctCTCCACCCTGTTAGTTCCTAACTAAACAGAAAGACCCagttcttccttccccttttctttgccACAAGAAGTTCCCAGAGAATAGCACTGGGGTTGTCCTTAAGCCTGCACGTTCTGTTCATCAGTGGCAAGACCTGATCTCTGGAGTAGTGGCCGTGCCTTGCATTCATCGTAGAGGGGAAAGCCGCACTTTGATGGCCCTTTGCCCTCTAAATTGGCTCCCCTGCTGCCCAATCTAACTCCTTCTGCCCTCTCCAGAATCTGCTGTCTCCTATCTGTCCATGCCCCAAGCAGAACAGTTGTTCCTTGGGGACTGTCCCATCAGTCACAGCACCCTCTCCCAACCTTGCCTGTGCTAGTTCGTTACCTGCAAGGTGGCAGTGGCACAGAAAGGGGATGGGTTAGCACTCTAGAAGGAGAGTGAGGATAATGGAGTGGATGGGGAGGTAAAAGCTCTAGGTGCCTTGCTGAGCCTAAATCCAACCAGATGGGAGAAGCAGCAACTTTGGTTTCCTTAAGTTCAAAACCTTTTCGAACTGAGAATATATGTGCTCCTCCCACTGCCACCACCACCCAGGAGGGAAAGCGCAGCAGGTAGGAGGGAGCAAAGTGCTAGGACTCTGCCCCTGTCATCACAGTAGCCACTTGACAACACGGAGAAGTGACATGAAGCTCATACCAGAGAGGGGCCCCCAGCCTtcctcagcagcagcagcagcagcagcagcagcagcagcagccagccCATTCTGGTGTGAGGGACTCTGCAGGCGAGGTGAGCCACAGCCAGCTGGGGCCTCACGCCTCTCCCAAGACACGCACAGAGGTTTACACATTTTCTAAGCTTTTGATAATGTGAAGCTCCAGGTTATGAGGTTGCTATTGAGCACATTGCAGCTATGTAATTTTTGGTGTATGTATTGTAatatttaaggtttaaaaaaaaaaactaaaatctcATAAAGGCAAAAACCTTAAActtaagaaaaagacaaaaaaaaaaaaaaaaagccaaagcaTGATGCATCTTGTTAGCCTTAAGCTGACTCCACAACTGTGCTGTACTATAACCagctagcagcagcagcagcagcagcagcagtggggAGAGcggtcagaggcaggactgggGATGGCGTTTGCAGTCTTGATTCTATTCTGTACAGTATTTAAGAACAAAACAGGATTGACTGGTGGGGCCATGCTTCAAAGTGCGTTCATTGTTCATGTGGAGATGTGAATGCTCTATTACTTATAATATCTGTATAAAGTGCTGTgtgattaaacttttttttacctgcattttttttttttggtttggctcattagaatgtaaaaacaagcaaacaaaaaaaaaggtaacgCCATTAAACCTGCCTCTGCCACTCATTTGGACTTTGCtgcattttttccccctctgagaCACTTTTTAAAACACCCCTACATTGACACAGCACACAAAATCCTATACTTACTGTTATGTCCCAGCTCCAAAGGGCCCACCAGACAGCATCCTCTGAGGCCAGTCAGATCACTTTTCAAATACATTTGGCGTTCCTGTCACAGGATCCTAGCTGGCTGGCCTTTCTCACAAATGATGGTTCCTTTCCAGCATTTGCTTAAGAACTTCCTAATGTTTGACTTCAGTACTTTGGACTGCAATAATCAAAAGCCTCTTGTTCCTTAGTTATTTTGATCAGCTGAACTCTTTCATAATTGGTAACCTTAGCAAGAAGCTTAGTACTTCTTTATGAGGCTGAAGTTGCTGGCAACACAATAGGAATCTAGTCAGGTAGTTCTCTTTTCTACTTCATAACAGGAGAAAGATCCCAAATatgaaaaagaggggaagaaatggGCCGAGTTGACACAGCCTCTCCTGTTCCTGCAGCTTATGCCTCCTTTGAACAGTTCTGTCTCGGTTGTCCAGTAGGAAAGAATTAAGAGCAGGAGGTAGGGAAGGATGATCTCTAGCAAAAGGGCTAGTCAGAAGCTGGAGAGCTTGGTTTAGTTTGCAAGAATGAAAACAGCTCCCTGGTTTTGGGGTGGAAAGAGGGGGTGCTAATTATTAAGTCTGCCCTTTTTCTCCCTTgccccagttttcccagcaactACAGCTAAGAAAGATCCGATGCCCACCTTTCCAGGCAAGCTTTTTGGCCAAATAGAATGTAAACACTTTAACAGCAGAGACTTCCACtattctatttgtatctccagtgcctgacacatagtagggacttcATAAAAAGTGCTTATTGATAAGGCTCCAACCAAATTCTTTGAGGGTTATCTGACTGGTAGAACTGGAACCACCAAACTTGAACCTTCTCTGGTTATCCGTAAAATTGTTCTGCTCTCTACCCAGCGCCTTGGAGAACAGCAATATTGAACTCGATAGTAACTGGACAACTAAAGGGTACCTCAGGATCCctgtgggctgcatattgacttagaaaaccacatgctaatttttttttttatttttaaaaatattttacaattatattttttgATTTGGGCTGCCCTCGGGAGTTTTGCAGGCCaaagtttgacacctctgttctaACGTGATGAACTTAAAGTTCATGTTTCTGGTCTTATCATTGACCTTGGGTAAATAACAAACaagttctttttccttattattgctCAAATGATCCTGGATTTTAAGTACTTTGTCATTGTAAAGCACCTTATCATTTAGGGCCACTTAGGGCCAAGGTCCCACTTTTTCCTTACCCCCAGAGATGGACTAGGtaacctggaaaagtcattttatttaGATTGCTCAGTTTAGTATGCTACACCTAGGTGACAGGGTTCAATTAATTCTGGGCCTGAAGTGGGCATATCTTGGACATCGAAAAGAGCCAACTTGCCTCACTTTGGAGTCCTGCAACACCATCTATCCTGGGGAGGAATTCCCTCTAGGCTTAGGGGTAAGGCACTCCCGTTGGCAAAGCAGAGTAAGGCCCTGCATTATTTATTGCAAGTCCAACAGAGTCCACAAGCCCTAAATAGGGCCCCGTTTAAGAAGTGAACTCCGAAGAAGCAGAGTCTTCTGAACAGGGTAAGGGCTTTGGCTCCGGACCAGGCTTTAGTTCTGAACAGCCACTGACCAACTGGAAGCCTCCAGGGTGGACCTGGCCTTGGACAGCCTCACTGACCAGCTGCTCCCCATCCACTGTAAGCACTCCCCTGGGATCATGAGGTTCTAGGCGGAAGGCCACCACAGGCACGTACACCAAATTAGGGCAGCCCAGGTCCAAGTGTGTCCCCTTTTCCATGGCCAGGAAAAGACGCAGCAGCGTAGCCCGGGGCACACCAGCCCGCAGATAGAACAGATGCATAACCCCTGCGGCACCCCGAGCCATGGGGGCAGCATACATCTCGCTGCCCAGGTGGGAGTGCAGGAGAACCAGCACCAACACAAATTCGTGGTGAGGCACCACCGTCCAGTTGTGCGGCACTGGCTGCCCCAGAGGCACCAGGAGGGAATCCACGGGACCTGGCTGGTCCTGGCCCGGGGGAGGTCCAGCTGAGTTCTCTGAAGAAGGCGCTCCAACCGGGAGATAGGCTAACGTGCCGTGGTAGGTGCGCAGGGCAGCCAGGCGCAGGAATGTGCCCAGCGTAAAGCGAATTTTGCCCAGGCACCGGTACTTTTCGCTCTCCACATCCACGTCCGCAACAAAGCCCCAGCCCAGGCTGAGCACGGAGAAGAGGCGTCTGCCTGAGGCTGTGTGTAGGGAAAGCAGGTTCATGGGAGAAAGCCCTCGACGACACAGCAGCTGCGTACAGTTGGTCAACAGGTCCTCGTTGGTCACCTGTTCGTTGCTGAGAGCCGAAGGAAAAAACATGAGGGAAAAGGCTGGAACCCCGATTCCCGACCCCCGGCGGTCACTTCCCTGGGCTAGTAGGGCGGTTAGTTGCCGCCAGCTTCCGGGGAGGGAAGAAGCCTGAGAGAGAAGCTCGagcagaaggagagggagagagggtcCGAGCTGGAAGCCTCCTGGCTTGAAAGCCCcctgggggaaagggagggttTATGGGTGCTTAAAGGTCAGCCGGCCTATGGCACGGGGAAACGGAAGCAGAACTCTGGGCCCTCACCCTGCATAATGGTTCAcggatgcagccaaagcattgCCGGAGCCCGCTGGAAGGCTACAGAGAGGCTTCTGAATTGCTGTTTCCCAGTCAGGTCGTTCCATCAGGCCATTCACCACCTGGAAGCGCAAAGTCGGTAGCTGCCTCGGCTTCCCCAGCCAGAGCCTCCCCCTGAACCCCAGCCACCTCCTGAGGGCCTCTCTGTGTGCCTGTCCCTCTCCTCCACGCCTCCCCCAGCAGCGCACTGCCCTGCGCTCACCTCATGCATCAGCCCGTCTCCGGACATCACCACCAGGGCGTCCCAGGAGGAAAGGTTCTCGTCCCGCACCAGTTCCCTCGCGTGGTTCCGCCGCTCTGCAGGGAGGAGGGAAGCAAGTAGTTCAGGTTCTCCCACATTCCGCTGTGGCACCCCGAGGTCATCACTCTAGCTCCAGGCTGCTTACTCCAGGCCGAAAGGGTCAGCCGAGCGCCTGCCCCTCTGGGGAACTTAGTGCTTACCCGTCAGACGCAAGGTGAAGGAGACACCTGCTTCTTCTAGCATGGGCTGCACTCGGTTCCGGAAGAGGTGCAGGGCCCTGCCGGTTCCTCCCCGGGGGTTTAGCAGCACCAGCACCTTGCAGGGCTTCGGCAGAAAGCTGCAGGAATGGCctgtggggaagagaaaaagataaaggacTGGGCCAAGAGTTTCTCCACTCAGACACCTGGAAACCGGAAGCCGTCTATTATTACCTGGGCATGGCAGGGTAAAACACTGAGCTTGAATTACCCGGATTCCATTGCGGCCCGCGAGCCCTTCTGCAGATGTTTGTACTTGGGCTTTAAAGCTAAAGGAGGGTCACTTTTAATAAGAAGGGATGGAAACTGAGGTATGACCCAGAGGGAAAGAGCCCCGATCatgccccccccctcccctccgTTTTTGTTCTTCCTCAATTTCTAGATTAGGTGGGGCAAATAAATTTTGCGCCCACGGAGGGGACGTTGGCACTCGGTTCCTCCATCCGACCTTTCCAGGCTTGGGGATTCTAGGCCCCTTCTAACATCACCACCCCCACTACCACTACCGCCACCGTGTTCCTTCCCCCTTTGACCCTCACGCACTTGCTTCCGTGGCCTCTGCCTGAAACTCGTTCAAGCGACAGAGCGCCCGTGACCCAGGAGCTATAGAAACGCAGGCCTCCGCGGCTGCCGCCGCCCCGGCCTCCTTATCAGCCTCTTCCAGGCACGGGGTTCGAGGCTGGCCTGGGGACTCTCCTGCCCCGCCCCAAGGCAAAGAGTGAGGGGAAGCATGTTCCATCTCTAGGGCTTGGAGCGAGGAGCTGGTGGGGAGCAGAGGAACGAGAGCCTCACTCTGCTCCTTTCTCAGTTGTGGAAGGACCTGAGGGCGGCTGAGCTCGCTGTTTTTCCCGAAtgatggaggcacaggagagacaGCGGAGCCTCTGGCAAGCTCTGCTCACCAGTTTGGGGTGGAAGTGAGCATcgcccccatccccaccccctggCAGCCCGCTGATGTAGGGCACTAATGCTCTCAGGAAGCTCTCAGGAGCAGGGGACTCGAGAAGGGGAGATTCTGCGATCCCAAGTGCGGGGCACTCCGCCAAGTGATGACACGTCCAGGTCACCAGCCTCCTTCCCGACCTCTCCGGCTCTCTAGAGGTATCTGGGTCTCCGGCCCGGGAGAAGAGAGGGTGGCTTCGGCAGAGAATCAGGGGTGCCTCCCTATAGTCCCTGTCTCTGGACCAATGTCAGCGCCAGTCCTCCAGCCCTACCAGACCCCGTTCTTCTCACATCGGGTCTGGGGGCGGGCAGAAAGAGTCCCTGGGACCGGGTCGTCCTTCAGTGGCATAAAAGTCCCGGAGCCCCGGCGGACATTGCGCAGTCACAGATCCAGGATGGGGGATTCCCACACCAGCCAAGTTGCCCGCTGCTTCCCACCTCCTCACGCTCGGGAAAGGTCTCGATAATGAGCTCGACTTCAGACTTAGCTCCCCTGGCCCCGAGCCTCCGGAGCTTGGTGATGGGGGCTGGGCCAACAGATGGCTCCGCGTGCTGGTCAGAGGGGTCAGGGTGAAAGCAGACCCGCCTGTTCAACCCTCTTCACCCTCCTCCCGCCTATCATCCCGTCTCTAGCTCCAACTCCGACTCTGCAGTGAGGGAGCCCAACTAAGTCAGTGTCCCAGTTCCCTCCGAGGCCGGGGAAAGGCGGACCCGAGAGAGAGGAAAGGTGGGGCCATTGGCGGCCCTCCCCAGTCAGGCCGGTTTGTCGCAGGAGGGGCCAAGGCTGTTTGCTTTGATGGCCTGGGCCTCACTCCCTGGGATCCAATCTCACGTCTGAATAAACAGGAGCTCTTTGGAGTAGTCGGATTTCACCAGCGCTCCTCCTTCCTGCCCCAACTTTTCCCCGCAAGTTCTGCCACTGGGCACCGACCGCTCAGTTTGCTGGGAGGAAGGCGTTCCAAGTGttcgccttttttttttttttttttttttttttttttttttttttcccccctcccggCTCACCCCCGGAGGGCGAAAGTACGGAATAGACTCTACCCAAAGCACAGCTTCTGCCCTGGGGCCCATAGAGCCCCGCATTTAGTGAGTCCATCCCCGGGAAGCAACCTAAAGTGACCTTCCCCCAAGGGACGCCGCGCAAAAGCTTCCAGGCCGCCCCGCAGCCCGCTTAACCCGTCCTGCCTCTGTGCCCAGTTCCCCATCTCACCATCCTGACTCGAGGGCATCCTCCAAGTCGGAGAGCTCCCGAATCTTTCCGGAGCACAGCGGGGTACCCCCTCAGATTCTCTCCCTGAAGCTCAAGGCACCCCACGTGGTTCTCGTTCGAGCTTGGGACACCCCCACAACGAAGAGCCAGGGACGCCCTCCCTCTGTGTCCGTGTTGATCTCGTgcttctccccccacctcccaccccctaccccctGCTCCGAGCTGCTGCTTTGGGTAGCAAGCCGAGGGAGGGAAGTCGCCGGCGGGGCGGGCAGTGTTCCAGCAGCGGGAAGAGTGACCGCTGATGCGGTCGGAGACGCGGCGCTGCGGGGCGAGTTGCCCAGCCTGGGGcatcagcagcaacagcagcagaggAGAGCGAAGCCCTAGCCCGAGGTGTACAAGTGCCGCTAACCCGGCAGATGCGTCAGCCTGGACCTAGGGCCCGAGGCAGCTGGGCTGGGGAAGCGTAAACTGCTCCGCCAGCACAACTTCAGGCTGGCCCTCCAAAGTCCCGCGGCAGCCTCCTAACGTGCCTTCTGGGGCAGGGAAAAGGGAAGCCTGAGTGGAACACTGTGCTGGgcggggagaagggaggaggctgGGGGTGGAGCCGGAGCTGCGTCGGGTTCGAGGTGGAGGCTTTCCGAGCGCTGGGCCGAAGAAGCCCGTCTGCTCAGAACCTCGCACTCTGCTCCAGAGTCGGCTACATCACAAAACCTGACCCGGACCGAAAAATAACCCCCGCTGGCCTTGGCGGATGCCCACCCGCCGCCAACCTGGATCTCACTTTTCTCCACTCCGCGGTTCGCCCCGCCCCCGACCGCTTCCGCGGAGAACTATTTTTATCTTCCCGGGCTGCTGCCCATAGCGTCCCAGAGGCCAAACCTGGCTGTTCCGGTGGCAGGGCGGAGCCGTGCACCTGTGGGGAGCCTGCTAGGGAGACGGGAGCCCCAAGCAGCCAGGAGAACTGGACCTCACAGCCAGGAGAAATGGACCTCACAGCCAGGAGAAATGGACCTCACAGCTTGTAGGCTGGGGGATAGGACGGATCTAAGGAAGTAATTGCACCCCAGTCCAGGAGAATGTACCTACCCTGTACCCTGAGGCCCTTTGAACGAATGTGGCAAGTTGAGTGACTGTACagatggagaaagaagggagcCCAGGGCTGGGAAAATGGGGTAGAGGAGAAGAACTGGAGGTGATGGATAGCTACAGCCGGGACAAAAATAAGCTTTTCAATTTCTAATTGCTTCTGGATACAATCTCTTTGAGGGCTAGAGCTGGGTGGTTTCCAAACTTATCTCCCCTAGACCTCCTCAGTACCAAGTTCTGCTCTAGAGAGTCCGATAATACGATAGATAAACTTATGGAATGAAATTGAGATTTGCAAGTTTGTTACCAGTATTTGCTGAGAAACTCAGCTTACAGAGATACCCAAAAAAAGAcacaatccttgtcctcaaatAGTCTGCAGTTCAATATTCAATATATGCCAAATTAGAAAGCTTATAAGGACAAAGAACGGTGTATTGCCTCAACTGGTTTCAGCTTGTAGGCACtgttttgtttatttgggcaAAAGATTGGGGATAGATTGGAATTTGTTACTAAATCAGACTGTAGTGAACAGATCTAAGTGGAGCAAAAGTCAGTCAAAAGCCAAGCTCTATGATATTATTACCGGTCAAAtaaagagaatggagaaaagagggaaaggggccCATGTTAGTCGACTAGCATTTACAAAGTGCCTGTTCTATGCCGGGGCACTATACTAAGCGCTGGGGATACTAAGAACTCCACTCACCAAAAAAGTCCCTGCTCTGGGAGAGGCTTCTAGCTCAGACAATTTCTTTGCCAAAAAGCTGCTCATTCTGGACTTCTTGGACTTCTCCAATTGCCCAATAAATTCATCATTGGGAAGTCTTATCTACTTAGAAAATCCGGTCAGCCTTGATACTCATGGCTCATTAGTACCCTTTGCCCCTCTGAACAAAGCATAGAGTCCCCAGCGCTTCCACTTATATTAAAAGAGGGTTGAAAAGAGAGAGGCATCCTCTCAGATAGCAGAAACTGTTTCCCACTCAGATGTACTCATTTTGGAATTCTTTGCCTTCTCTGGCAGCACTCATTTAGGAGCTGCTTCCTTTCTCTAACCATGGCATTACCTCCACATTCTGTCTCTCCTGTGCtgttttccctcattagattgtaaattccttgaaggcaggaattgtctttttcatatttatatccccagagctgagcacagttcctggtacataataggtgcttaataaatatttcttgactgaatctcaaaggaagccaggaaagcttgGAGGGAgtgatgaggagggaaagagtgCTGACCTTGGGAgatagggaaaatatttaaagaccAGAGATGGAGTGTCCCTGTCACTAGATCACCGAATCCACCAGaggggaataaggtgtaagaagactgggaaggcagctagatggctcagtggattgagagcgaggcctcAAGATGGgaagttcttggttcaaatcgggcctcagaacatttcctagttgtgtgaccctggacaagtcacaacccctagcacctagcccttactgctcttctgccttggaaccaatacccagtattgattctaaggtggaaggaaagggtttaaaaaaaaaaaaaaagactggaaaagtaggcaGGGTCTAAgatatgaaggactttaaaaagtcAGGGTGGGAGGGgaagcaaggtggttcagtggaaagaaaaccagccttggagatgagaagtcttagattcaaatctggcctcagaacatttcctagatgtgttaacactgggcaagtcacttaacccccattgccctagtccttatggctcttctaccttgaaacctaTACTTAATGTTGATTCTGAGGCAAAGGTacaggtttcaaaaaaaaaaaaacaacaacaaatagaggactttctatttgatcctggatgtAATAGGAAACTATTGGAATCAGTTAAATAAGGGTCAGAACTGTGCTTTagaaagatatgtacaaaaatatttatagcggttCTTTTCTTAGTAGCCCCAACCTGTAAACTATAAGAGTACCCATCTactgaggaatagctaaacaaataaTAGGTAAGggaatattattacattataagaagtgatgagaagGAAATTTTCAGAGGAAACTGTGAAGATCTCTAAGAATTAAttcaaagggcagctagatggctcagtggatagagcaccaggcctagggacagtaggtcctgggttcaaatgtgacttcagatactttctagatgtgagatcctgggcaagtcacttatccccaattgcctaacccttacagctcttctaccttggaatccatactgaTTCGGAGAAGGTAGGTTTAAAGGTTTAAAGaaggtaatgaaaaaagaaaaaaaataatgcagtGAAGTTAACATAACTATTTTTATACAGTGAAAACAGTactaagaaaaacaactttgaaaggcttcAGAACTCTAACTACAATGACAAACCAGCATTCCAGAGGAAGAGACATGAAGCATGATTATCCATTTCCTGCCAGTGAGGTGATGCActaagtcaacaagaatttattaaattcctattagGCACTGTGCCAGGTACAGTGCTAAATGTGGGGGATTTGAAGAAGGGCAGCTCAGTCTAATGGGAGACACAAGTGTATAAATGAGACATATATGGGATAACCTGGAGATAATTGACCAAGGGAAGGCACGATGACACATACATTCTTAGACAGATCAAATTcgtcatttgttttgtttgatgatgcatatttattatgaagtcttaatttttcctttgtttattattcaactgggaaaggaaagtggagaggaaagaaaataaatactttttaatttcatatatgaTGTTGGGAgaatctggttcaaatctggcctcagatacttcctaactgtgtaatcctgggaagtcatttaacctccaaatGCCAACTCttgcctgc
The window above is part of the Gracilinanus agilis isolate LMUSP501 chromosome 4, AgileGrace, whole genome shotgun sequence genome. Proteins encoded here:
- the SPHK1 gene encoding sphingosine kinase 1, which encodes MEHASPHSLPWGGAGESPGQPRTPCLEEADKEAGAAAAAEACVSIAPGSRALCRLNEFQAEATEASHSCSFLPKPCKVLVLLNPRGGTGRALHLFRNRVQPMLEEAGVSFTLRLTERRNHARELVRDENLSSWDALVVMSGDGLMHEVVNGLMERPDWETAIQKPLCSLPAGSGNALAASVNHYAGNEQVTNEDLLTNCTQLLCRRGLSPMNLLSLHTASGRRLFSVLSLGWGFVADVDVESEKYRCLGKIRFTLGTFLRLAALRTYHGTLAYLPVGAPSSENSAGPPPGQDQPGPVDSLLVPLGQPVPHNWTVVPHHEFVLVLVLLHSHLGSEMYAAPMARGAAGVMHLFYLRAGVPRATLLRLFLAMEKGTHLDLGCPNLVYVPVVAFRLEPHDPRGVLTVDGEQLVSEAVQGQVHPGGFQLVSGCSELKPGPEPKPLPCSEDSASSEFTS